Proteins co-encoded in one Flavobacteriaceae bacterium MAR_2009_75 genomic window:
- a CDS encoding ZIP zinc transporter, with amino-acid sequence MNYLLPILAVLLSFVFVYIIKPENKNHFKLVLAFSGAFLLALTIFELFPSVYEHSDAKTVGVFVMLGILLQIFLEFFSKGAEHGHVHIDSEKSGFPWAIFISLCIHSFLEGLPIEHHDTILYGVLIHKIPIAIILSIFLLNSKISFTKALLFTTLFSLMTPMGSYIAAHAQWIANYYAPITALVIGVFLHISTVILFESSEGHSFNLRKIFVIILGIVFAYFL; translated from the coding sequence ATGAACTACCTTCTGCCCATACTGGCCGTACTTTTAAGTTTTGTATTTGTATATATCATCAAGCCAGAGAATAAAAATCATTTTAAACTGGTATTGGCTTTTAGTGGTGCCTTTCTATTGGCGTTGACAATTTTTGAATTATTTCCGTCAGTTTACGAACATTCAGATGCCAAAACAGTTGGGGTATTTGTAATGTTAGGAATTCTGCTGCAAATATTTCTAGAGTTCTTTTCTAAAGGTGCCGAACACGGCCATGTGCACATCGACAGTGAAAAATCAGGATTCCCGTGGGCCATTTTCATTAGTCTTTGCATTCACTCGTTTCTAGAAGGCCTTCCCATAGAACACCACGATACTATACTTTATGGGGTGTTGATTCATAAAATTCCGATTGCGATTATTTTAAGCATCTTTTTACTGAATTCAAAGATATCGTTTACAAAGGCACTTTTGTTCACAACGTTGTTTTCATTGATGACGCCGATGGGAAGTTATATCGCCGCACATGCCCAGTGGATAGCAAATTATTATGCTCCCATAACGGCCTTGGTCATTGGCGTATTTCTTCATATCTCAACCGTAATACTTTTTGAAAGCTCAGAAGGTCATTCGTTTAATCTCAGAAAAATTTTCGTTATTATCTTAGGCATCGTTTTCGCTTATTTTCTATAA
- a CDS encoding oxidoreductase family protein — MKHYLTLLSAIVLFSCAEEKKSEKPENEEMTEKVKLMTLDPGHFHAALVHKSMYPQVDSTIYLFAPEGPEVKDFLNKIDAYNSREESPTDWTIESKFGDDYLQQMISDKPGNVMIVAGKNSKKIDYVLAAVKAGLNVYADKPLVINPEGFEKLKEAFEVAKQNNVLIYDIMTERFESTTMMQKLLSTMPDVFGELVDGTAEEPAISKESIHHFFKYVSGQPLVRPAWFFDVNEEGEGIVDVTTHLVDLVQWEAFPDQVIDTTNVEMVKARRWPTVLTPDEFEKVAGLEEFPPYLKKDLKDGKLHAYSNGEMIYKINDKFAKVSVIWNYQAPEGTGDTHYSIMRGTKSDLIIKQGEAEGYKPILYIEPKNAENFEAALDKAVSGEVKAQFAGTTTEKMDDGTYRVNIPDEFKIGHEAHFGQVTENFLKYLEAGELPDWEEPNMITKYYTTIEGYKMTQE, encoded by the coding sequence ATGAAGCACTACCTAACTCTTTTAAGCGCGATTGTACTATTCTCTTGTGCGGAAGAAAAGAAAAGCGAGAAACCAGAAAACGAAGAAATGACTGAAAAAGTAAAGTTGATGACACTGGATCCAGGGCATTTTCATGCAGCTTTGGTACACAAATCTATGTATCCGCAAGTAGATTCGACCATTTATTTATTCGCTCCCGAAGGTCCGGAAGTCAAAGATTTTCTGAACAAAATCGATGCTTATAACTCTAGGGAAGAATCTCCAACAGATTGGACTATCGAAAGTAAATTCGGCGATGACTACTTGCAGCAAATGATATCCGATAAACCGGGCAATGTTATGATCGTAGCAGGTAAAAACTCAAAGAAAATTGATTATGTACTCGCAGCGGTAAAGGCCGGTTTGAATGTATATGCCGATAAGCCCTTGGTAATTAACCCAGAAGGGTTTGAAAAATTGAAGGAAGCTTTTGAAGTGGCCAAACAGAACAATGTTTTGATTTATGATATCATGACAGAGCGTTTTGAATCGACTACGATGATGCAAAAACTATTGTCTACGATGCCTGATGTATTCGGTGAACTGGTAGATGGTACAGCGGAAGAACCTGCTATCAGTAAAGAAAGCATACACCATTTCTTTAAGTATGTAAGTGGTCAACCCTTGGTGCGGCCAGCATGGTTTTTCGATGTTAATGAAGAGGGTGAAGGTATCGTTGATGTAACTACACATTTGGTAGACTTGGTGCAATGGGAAGCTTTCCCTGATCAGGTTATCGATACCACAAATGTAGAAATGGTCAAAGCTCGCAGATGGCCAACGGTACTTACACCTGATGAGTTTGAGAAGGTGGCCGGTCTAGAAGAATTCCCCCCATATTTGAAAAAGGATCTTAAAGATGGAAAATTACATGCGTATTCCAATGGAGAAATGATTTATAAAATCAATGATAAGTTTGCTAAAGTTTCCGTTATCTGGAATTATCAAGCTCCCGAAGGTACTGGTGATACCCATTATAGTATAATGCGCGGTACCAAGAGTGACCTGATCATTAAACAAGGGGAAGCTGAAGGTTATAAGCCGATACTTTACATCGAACCAAAAAATGCTGAGAACTTTGAAGCGGCCCTCGATAAGGCCGTTAGTGGAGAAGTTAAAGCACAATTTGCAGGCACGACCACTGAAAAGATGGATGATGGTACCTATCGGGTGAATATACCTGATGAGTTCAAAATTGGCCACGAAGCACATTTTGGTCAGGTAACCGAAAACTTTTTAAAGTATTTGGAGGCGGGAGAACTTCCTGATTGGGAAGAACCCAATATGATCACTAAATATTATACGACTATTGAAGGGTATAAAATGACCCAAGAATAA
- a CDS encoding putative dehydrogenase: MQRRKFINRTALGTAAMVGFPTIVPANVLGKNAPSNKINIGQIGCGRIARDHDIHDTIRFDQTKYIAVCDVDSRRADDAKVLVDSFYKEKTGKQKYNSTKVYGDYREMLMNKDIDAVVISTPDHWHSQPAMEAAYAGKDIYLQKPTSLTVKEGQQLRKAVKDTGVILQVGTQQRAMPQFRVAAELVRNGRIGKVHTVKIGLPGDPAGPEAPAMPVPENLNFDMWLGSTPEVPYTEIGVHPQEGYSRPGWLRLRSYGAGMITGWGQHHYDSAAWGMNTELTGPTSVEALAEFPKSGLWNVHGDFFVKHEYDNGITVYTSGGYTNGIKYIGEDGWIFVSRGSYQASASDPVDKEKSAKALNASDAKILESVIGENEIHLEKIDDQHGNWLDCVKSRKQPISNIEKGHKACVTCLISDIAMQFDRKLDWDPDKEVFINDDEANALLRREQRKPYGTDYVKA; this comes from the coding sequence ATGCAACGAAGAAAATTTATTAACCGAACAGCGCTGGGCACTGCAGCCATGGTTGGTTTTCCTACAATTGTACCCGCAAACGTTTTAGGAAAAAATGCACCTAGTAATAAAATTAATATTGGGCAAATTGGTTGTGGCCGAATAGCTCGTGACCATGATATTCATGATACCATTCGTTTTGACCAAACCAAATATATCGCTGTTTGTGACGTAGATTCTAGACGGGCCGATGACGCCAAAGTCTTGGTAGATTCTTTTTATAAAGAGAAAACGGGTAAGCAGAAATATAATAGCACTAAAGTCTATGGCGATTATAGGGAAATGCTCATGAATAAGGATATTGATGCCGTAGTTATCAGTACACCTGATCATTGGCACTCACAGCCAGCTATGGAAGCAGCCTATGCCGGTAAGGATATTTACCTTCAAAAGCCTACATCTTTAACTGTAAAAGAAGGGCAACAATTAAGAAAGGCGGTAAAAGACACCGGAGTTATTCTGCAGGTAGGTACCCAACAACGTGCGATGCCACAGTTTAGGGTTGCCGCTGAGTTGGTCAGAAACGGTAGAATCGGTAAAGTTCATACCGTGAAAATAGGATTGCCAGGTGATCCTGCCGGGCCAGAAGCACCGGCTATGCCCGTTCCCGAGAACCTGAATTTTGATATGTGGTTGGGTTCCACTCCTGAAGTACCTTATACCGAAATAGGTGTGCATCCTCAAGAAGGCTATAGCAGGCCGGGTTGGTTAAGGTTGCGTAGCTACGGGGCCGGTATGATTACCGGTTGGGGTCAACATCATTACGATTCTGCAGCCTGGGGAATGAATACCGAGCTGACCGGACCAACTTCAGTCGAAGCCTTGGCAGAATTCCCAAAATCGGGCCTTTGGAATGTTCATGGTGATTTCTTCGTTAAACATGAATACGATAACGGTATAACTGTTTACACCAGTGGTGGGTATACCAACGGAATAAAATATATTGGTGAAGACGGTTGGATCTTTGTTTCGCGTGGTTCATATCAAGCTTCCGCCTCCGATCCCGTTGACAAAGAAAAAAGTGCGAAAGCGTTAAATGCTTCCGATGCTAAAATATTGGAATCCGTAATTGGGGAAAACGAAATCCACTTAGAAAAAATAGATGATCAGCATGGTAACTGGTTAGATTGTGTTAAAAGCCGTAAGCAACCGATTTCAAATATCGAGAAAGGTCATAAAGCTTGTGTAACTTGCCTAATCAGTGATATTGCAATGCAATTTGACCGTAAATTAGATTGGGATCCAGATAAAGAAGTTTTTATCAATGATGATGAGGCTAATGCTCTTCTTCGTCGTGAACAACGAAAACCATACGGTACCGACTACGTTAAAGCGTAA